The Pasteuria penetrans genome segment TGCTACATTTTAGAAACTCCCTAATCATGTCCATAATCAATGGGACAGGTATATATTTGCATGGCCCCCCTATGGTATTGCGGTCATTATCATATCTCTCCATTATACAGGGGTTCATATTCAGCGAAAAACAGACCGAGAAGGGTGTAGGCCAATCCTGCATCGAAAGGGTTGTCAGGACCTACTGCGGATAACAAAGGATTTTAAGAAGAAAAAATTATTTTTTCTATCTTCCTTGTTCCGTAGGTATTCGGTATTGTGTTACAATGCTGGGGGACCACCTGTCCTCTAATCTCCTTATATTTTTCATCTACAATAGGGAAGCAGATGGCTTTTCTAGTGTTTTTTACCGGTTTTTTAACCAACGAAATGTGAGTACAATTTAGTTTATACATAATAATCATGAATAAACTATTTATTGCAAAATATCGTGCTGATCTATTGACTAAAGGGGCATGGGATGAAAGAGCAAGTACGATCGATCAAATAACACTACTATATTCATTAAATTTTATTATGGGTCAGGGGGGAACCAATATTTCGATCGGTAATTGTCGAATCGCTTCTTTTCGATGGTAGTACCAAGCATTACTATCCTAACCGCTGTTCACTGATATTTATATTTAATGATAATATTTATAAAAATAAAATATACATATATTTTATTGAAAGGAACATAACCATCCAAAACCAGGGTACTTCCCTAACAAAATCTTCCATATCCGCTCATGCTAATCACAGGATCGGGGAAAGCAACATCCTTGGTATATGAATTCATATTTCATGTATCAAGCGAAACAAACAATATAAATATATAAAATAAATATTAAAAATTTATTCTAATAAAAATTGATCTTCCTGTCGTTGGCCACCCTCCCCTCAGAGGGCACTGAAGCATTACAGCACGGACAAGAGGGAGCTACCCTGCGTATCAACAGTTTGGGGGTCTTCGACCCTGCTCCAATGGGTGGGGTCCATCGCCAATATTAGTGTTTGGGGAGTAGATTAGGGAATGGATCTCTACAGATGGTTCCCTCTGTAGAGATCGTGGGGGTTGAACCCGGTGCCAGGAAAGTCTACAATTGCGCCAGACGGCCCTGTATCTGAGGAACGGGTTTGGGAATGTTATGGCCCGTGATAGTTGGTGGAGGGAGGCATTGCGTGAAGGATGAGAAGTCTTTATCGTTGATCCGAAATTTTTCGATCATTGCACATATCGATCATGGAAAGTCTACATTGGCCGATCGAATCTTGGAGTCCACCGGTGCCATTACGGACCGCGAAAAGCAGGATCAGTTGTTGGATACAATGGACCTAGAGCGTGAACGGGGTATTACGATCAAACTACAGAGTGTGCGGCTCCTCTACAAGGCGCGGGATGGGAAAACTTATACTTTGCATTTGATTGATACCCCGGGCCATGTGGATTTTAGTTACGAGGTCTCACGTAGTTTGCAGGCTTGTGAGGGAGCGTTGTTGGTAGTGGATGCCGCCCAGGGTGTGGAGGCTCAAACTCTGGCAAATGTGGATCTGGCATTGGGTAGTGAGTTGGCAGTTATATCCATTATCAATAAAATTGATCTTCCCAATGCTGATCCCGAGCGTGTGCAGTCGGAAATCGAGGAGATTGCTGGTTTATCCCCCATGACCCCCCTCCGTATATCCGCTAAGGAGGGCGTTGGTATTCGGGATGTACTAGAGAATATCGTTCATCAGATTCCCCCCCCGGAGGGGGATCCGGGGGCGCCGCTCCGCGCCTTGGTCTTCGATTCTCGTTACGATACCTACAAGGGCGTCATTGTTTCTGTGCGTGTCATCGATGGTTACATACATCCGGGTATGCAAATTCGTTGTATGGCTGCGCAAAAGGTGTTCACAGTAACGGAGGTGGGGGTACAGACACCCCATGCGGTTTCCTTGTCCCGGTTGGGTACGGGTGAGGTGGGTTTTCTGATCGCCAATATCAAGCGTGTCAAGGATATCCGCGTGGGTGATACGATCACGGGGGAGGAAAACCCGGCGAGGGAGGCCCTACCGGGATACCGTCGTATGCCTCCCATGGTGTTTTGTGGTTTTTATCCCACTGATACGGATTCTTACGAGCTACTGCGTGAGGCGTTGGAAAAATTGGAGTTGAATGATTCCGCCCTCACCTATGAACCTGAGACATCGGTTGCCTTGGGCTTTGGTTTTCGCTGCGGTTTTTTGGGTCTTTTGCATATGGAAATCGTACAAGAACGTGTCGAGAGGGAATATAAGGTCCCCCTAATTGCCACAGCTCCTAGTGTTGTATATAAGGTGGTTCTGAAGGATGGGGAGGAATTTTCTGTAGCCAACCCAACTGCCCTTCCACCCATGCAGAAGGTGGATCGGATCGAGGAGCCCTACGTAACTGCCTTCATACGAGTGCCCCAAGGGGGGATCGGACCCGTGCTAGAATTGTGTGAATCGCGGCGCGGTGTTTACAAGGATATCGTTTATCTCGAACGTGACCGGGTACGAATCGTTTATGAATTGCCGTTGGCGGAAATTGTTTACGATTTCTTTGATCGGCTCAAATCTCATACACGGGGGTTTGCTGTTTTTGACTATGAACCCGCGGGTTATCGTTCCTCGCAGCTTGTCAAGCTTGATATTTTGCTCAATGGCGAGTCGGTGGATGCCCTGTCCTCCATTGTGCACAGAGATCGTGCCTATGCCCGTGGTAAGGTTCTCGTGGAGCGACTGGCCCAATTGATTCCCCGACAAATGTTCGAAGTTCCTGTTCAGGCTGCCTTAGGGGGACGCGTTATAGCACGTGAAACAATTCGTGCTATGCGTAAAAATGTTTTGGCCAAGTGTTATGGTGGGGATGTTAGTAGGAAAAGGAAGTTATTGGAAAAGCAAAAGGAAGGCAAGAAACGAATGAAGGCCATCGGTAGTATTGAAATACCACAGGATGCCTTTATGGCAGTTTTGCGTCGTGGGGAGGATGAGTGATTAGAGGGCTCCCTTTGTAGAATGATTTGGGTTTTTTCCGGGGACTTAGGGATATTTATGAAGAGGGGACGGGTATGGGGCGTGAACGTATTGTCTATTCCCCTTGATCTAGGGATGTGGGGGTTGTTTTTCGTTGGTCTGGTATGTGGATTTGCTGTATGTAGTAGTACGGAGGGGTGTTCACGGTAACGGGGCTTGAACCCTCATGTAGTTTCCTTTTGTCCCTTGTCTAGGATATTTTTCCATCCGTGCGTACGATGTTCCATGATCCCCATTCTACCCGTTTGGGAATTCAGGTCGAGGATTGTTTTGGATACAAGGGTTGGGGGAGTGTTTTTCGTGCCAGTTTCTATACCGACGCCCACGGCCCTCTATGTCCACATACCTTTCTGTCCTAAAAAATGTCATTATTGCGATTTTGTTGCTTTCCGTCCACACTCGGGTTTAGATCAGGAGGATTACGTAGAGGCACTCTTGCGGGAGGCAGCCCTCGTACGCCAGATTTGTCCCCCCCGACCTCTGAAAACCCTCTTCTTCGGGGGTGGAACGCCAACCCTATTGACACCTAAACAGCTTTTGCGTTTGGGGGAGGGTTTATTGGGTTTCTTTCCCCTCTCAGGGGGAGATTCGGAATGGACGGTGGAGGGGAATCCTGAGACGCTTGTTACGGCGGAAGGGGGGGAACGTTTACGGATTTTGCGTTCCCTAGGTGTGAATCGTATCAGTCTGGGGGCACAGGCTTTTACAGATTCATTGTTGAAGAAGTTGGGACGCATTCACGGGGTGGAAACCATTTTACGGGCGGTGGAGGGGGTTTGTCGTGCGGGTTTCCATAATTTTTCCCTGGATCTCATGTTTGGTTTGCCGGGACAGACTTGTGACCAGTGGAAGGACACTCTCCGTCAGGCTCTGTCCCTGGAACCTAAGCATTTCTCCTGTTATCATCTGGGTGTGGAAAAGGGGACGCGCTTTCATCATCTGCAACAACAGGGTTGTTTGTCCCTGCCGGACGATGATGATATTTATGAGATGTATCAGTTCGTGAGGAGACAGTTATCGGACCAGGGATACATACACTATGAGGTTAGTAATTTTTGTCTGCCGGGATATGAGTGCCGGCACAATGTCACTTATTGGGAAAATCGGGAATATTATGCACTAGGAACGGGTGCTGCTGGTTACGTGGGAGGGAAAAGAACCATGAATACGGGCCAGTTACGTACCTATATCGAAAAGGTGGCAAAGGGTGCTCGTCCCCTCGTAGAGGAACGCCAGGAGCCCCTTCAGGAGACCATGGAAAATTTTTTTATTATGGGTCTACGCCTAGCACGAGGTGTGAGTATTGCTGATTTTTTCCGTCGCTATGGTCGGGATCCGGACGAGGTTTTTTCCGGTTTGCGGCAGCGACTCGTGGGGCAAGGTTTGCTTACGGTAGAGGGGGATCGGTGGCAGCTTACGGAGAAGGGTTTATTACAGGGAAATACTGTGTTTTCTGGTTTCCTGGGGGTGAGGTGAATATTGACAGTATGCAAAAGGCTCTGGTAGCATTATAGGGGAGTTGTTTAGCACTCTCGATGGATGAGTGCCAACGGATGTGGGGTGAGGCGGATGTTAGCAGATCGGCAGAGGCGTATCCTGTGGTCTGTTGTGGATGCCTATGTGGCATCCGCTGAGCCTGTGGGTTCGCGCGTGATAGCGGAGCATCCGGACGTGGGCGTAAGCGCAGCTACGGTACGTAATGAGATGGCCGATTTAGAAACCAAGGGTTTTTTGAAACAACCCCATGCGTCGGCGGGGCGTATTCCCTCCCAGAAGGGATATCGATTCTACGTAGATCATTTACCACGGTCCCGGTGTTGGACGCGACGTGATATTTGTGCCCTACGGGAGGAATGTTTTGCTTCTTCGCACCCTATGGAGACCGTTTTTAAGCACGCGACTTCCATCCTTTCCCGGTTGACGCAGTGTGTTACGGTTCTTCTGGGACCCGGTTACCGTGAGAGCCGCCTGTTGCATCTTCAGTTGATTCCTTTATCGGAGCAGGGGGTCCTTGCAATTCTTGTTACAGATCGGGGTCATGTTTATCGGCAGCAGGTTATGGTTTCTGAGGATGTTGGTTTGCCGATGCTTGAGAAGTTAGTTGATTTTCTCAACGATCGCCTTCGCGGTGTATCATTGGATTCGCTCTGCCCTACGGCTGTGCAGAGGTTGGGTGAGGAGTTTACACACAAGGCGGCCCCGATGGGTCCTGTTGCTGAGTGGATGGAGAAGATTCTTAGGCTGGTGGATATGGACGGGGATCATTTGTACGCCAGCGGAACCACTCAGGTGTTGATGCAGCCAGAATTTCGCGATAGAGAGCAGGTGCGCGCCCTGTTGGATCTCATGGAGGAGGACCGGCGGGTTGCGAAATTGTTGGCTCCCCCACAGCAGGGTGTTCACGTTCGGATTGGCTATGAAAATGAGTGGGAGGGTGTGCAGAATCTGAGCGTGATTACCGCTTCCTACCAGGTTGGCGGTGAACCGATGGGGGTGATCGGTGTGATCGGTCCGATGCGGATGGATTACGGTCGCGTGATAGGGTTATTGGATTTTTGGGCCAAGGGTGTTTCCCACTGGTTGCATCGCTTTTATGAGTAGGGGGGAAGGTTTTGCGGGAGCGTAATCATACAAAGGATTTAGAAATGTTACAGAGAGATGCAAGTGGGCGGGAGAAGGATCCCCGTTCCCGGTACGAGGGCCGTTCCCGGTACGAGGGTGAAGTATGTGGTGAGGGGGAACAGGGATCTTCCTCATCCGAGGATATTGAATCTGGGGAAGGTGGGGAGGGGAAAGAATCGGCGGAGGATCTCGTGGCGCTGGTGGAACGTTTCCGCGAGGAGTCGGAGAGGTGGCATGATCGTTATGCGCGTGTTCTCGCGGATATGGAAAATGTTCGGCGTCGTGCCCGGCGTGACAATGAGGAAGCGGTCCGGATTGCTCAGCAGGAAATCATCTCGAACATGTTGCCCATTCTCGATAGTTTTGATCTCGCTTTAGGTACGCGGGGAGACAAGGGACTGCGTGAAGGGGTGGCTATGGTACAACGACAATTTTTGGATATGTTGGAGCGGGCGGGTTTAGAATCTATTCGTACGCAGGTGGGCACCGCTTTTGATCCCCATAAGCATAATGCCATAGGTCATGTGAAGGATGGCTCGGGAGAGCCTGGTACCGTAGCACGTGAGATGCAGCGAGGCTATGAATTTCGTGGGCGGGTCTTACGGCCATCCACAGTGTATCTCCACGCCGAGGAGGATTGAGCTATCATTCATAGATTTTTCCTTGGTGAAAGGGTTGGATGTTACGTGTGGGCGTCCCGTGCATAGAAGTATTGGGTAGATGTACACACAAAGAAATAGGGAGGTGGGGTTCTTGACCGCGGGTTTGTTGGGCGGCAGGAACCAGAGTTATGGGTAGAGTAATCGGTATTGATTTGGG includes the following:
- the hrcA gene encoding heat-inducible transcriptional repressor HrcA, whose protein sequence is MLADRQRRILWSVVDAYVASAEPVGSRVIAEHPDVGVSAATVRNEMADLETKGFLKQPHASAGRIPSQKGYRFYVDHLPRSRCWTRRDICALREECFASSHPMETVFKHATSILSRLTQCVTVLLGPGYRESRLLHLQLIPLSEQGVLAILVTDRGHVYRQQVMVSEDVGLPMLEKLVDFLNDRLRGVSLDSLCPTAVQRLGEEFTHKAAPMGPVAEWMEKILRLVDMDGDHLYASGTTQVLMQPEFRDREQVRALLDLMEEDRRVAKLLAPPQQGVHVRIGYENEWEGVQNLSVITASYQVGGEPMGVIGVIGPMRMDYGRVIGLLDFWAKGVSHWLHRFYE
- the lepA gene encoding translation elongation factor 4, with protein sequence MKDEKSLSLIRNFSIIAHIDHGKSTLADRILESTGAITDREKQDQLLDTMDLERERGITIKLQSVRLLYKARDGKTYTLHLIDTPGHVDFSYEVSRSLQACEGALLVVDAAQGVEAQTLANVDLALGSELAVISIINKIDLPNADPERVQSEIEEIAGLSPMTPLRISAKEGVGIRDVLENIVHQIPPPEGDPGAPLRALVFDSRYDTYKGVIVSVRVIDGYIHPGMQIRCMAAQKVFTVTEVGVQTPHAVSLSRLGTGEVGFLIANIKRVKDIRVGDTITGEENPAREALPGYRRMPPMVFCGFYPTDTDSYELLREALEKLELNDSALTYEPETSVALGFGFRCGFLGLLHMEIVQERVEREYKVPLIATAPSVVYKVVLKDGEEFSVANPTALPPMQKVDRIEEPYVTAFIRVPQGGIGPVLELCESRRGVYKDIVYLERDRVRIVYELPLAEIVYDFFDRLKSHTRGFAVFDYEPAGYRSSQLVKLDILLNGESVDALSSIVHRDRAYARGKVLVERLAQLIPRQMFEVPVQAALGGRVIARETIRAMRKNVLAKCYGGDVSRKRKLLEKQKEGKKRMKAIGSIEIPQDAFMAVLRRGEDE
- the hemW gene encoding radical SAM family heme chaperone HemW — its product is MPVSIPTPTALYVHIPFCPKKCHYCDFVAFRPHSGLDQEDYVEALLREAALVRQICPPRPLKTLFFGGGTPTLLTPKQLLRLGEGLLGFFPLSGGDSEWTVEGNPETLVTAEGGERLRILRSLGVNRISLGAQAFTDSLLKKLGRIHGVETILRAVEGVCRAGFHNFSLDLMFGLPGQTCDQWKDTLRQALSLEPKHFSCYHLGVEKGTRFHHLQQQGCLSLPDDDDIYEMYQFVRRQLSDQGYIHYEVSNFCLPGYECRHNVTYWENREYYALGTGAAGYVGGKRTMNTGQLRTYIEKVAKGARPLVEERQEPLQETMENFFIMGLRLARGVSIADFFRRYGRDPDEVFSGLRQRLVGQGLLTVEGDRWQLTEKGLLQGNTVFSGFLGVR
- a CDS encoding nucleotide exchange factor GrpE, which encodes MRERNHTKDLEMLQRDASGREKDPRSRYEGRSRYEGEVCGEGEQGSSSSEDIESGEGGEGKESAEDLVALVERFREESERWHDRYARVLADMENVRRRARRDNEEAVRIAQQEIISNMLPILDSFDLALGTRGDKGLREGVAMVQRQFLDMLERAGLESIRTQVGTAFDPHKHNAIGHVKDGSGEPGTVAREMQRGYEFRGRVLRPSTVYLHAEED